In the Maridesulfovibrio ferrireducens genome, one interval contains:
- a CDS encoding shikimate kinase, with protein sequence MTTPNEMIDIEYQIGEPKREKVLFSGKDKDIVIGGRESGNVFIFSLNDDLRKSIAADIAKKLGREVVIIKRNDGNPAIIEAAAKDNQIVSLPRGAALSEKNRNLLKDNGKVLYIMSDFMTLLNASDRSEDAREQISLMLNRFEPSFMNAAHHIVRSDQSYEEILQDALEKIVL encoded by the coding sequence ATGACAACACCAAATGAAATGATCGATATTGAATACCAAATAGGTGAGCCTAAAAGGGAAAAAGTTCTTTTTTCCGGCAAGGATAAAGACATAGTTATAGGCGGGCGGGAATCTGGAAATGTTTTCATTTTTTCGCTGAATGATGACCTGAGAAAATCCATCGCGGCGGATATTGCTAAAAAACTTGGCAGAGAAGTTGTTATCATTAAAAGAAATGACGGAAATCCTGCCATCATAGAAGCGGCGGCTAAAGACAACCAGATTGTCAGCCTCCCCCGCGGAGCCGCTCTTTCAGAAAAAAATCGCAATCTCCTGAAAGACAATGGAAAAGTACTCTACATCATGTCTGATTTCATGACCTTACTAAACGCTTCAGACAGATCCGAAGATGCACGCGAACAAATTTCTCTCATGCTCAACAGATTTGAGCCGAGCTTCATGAACGCAGCGCATCACATTGTCCGCTCAGATCAAAGTTATGAAGAAATTTTGCAGGACGCTCTTGAAAAAATAGTGCTCTAA
- a CDS encoding methyltransferase domain-containing protein — protein sequence MTPNAEIKKIVEEVGQDIIWRPLYDFERNKLSGGVGHDIDGIDPEFTELDFTGKTVCDLGCNLGHFTFYAHERGAKEVVGYDMEPKVIKGAKKLAALYNIEGVEFETCNFASEPATRTFDMGMLIDILGKINISNGFLIPILKGLESRSKSEMLLTFRPLYLVKRHFGMSEDEFLKLYPQAQIKNGFFSLLDFAQNFFAKKWKVTYLSKELPDDEQYKRTVHFIRKA from the coding sequence ATGACTCCAAATGCCGAAATTAAAAAAATTGTAGAAGAAGTGGGACAGGACATAATCTGGAGACCTCTTTACGACTTTGAAAGAAACAAACTGAGTGGCGGAGTCGGGCATGATATTGACGGAATAGATCCTGAATTTACTGAGCTTGATTTCACAGGAAAAACAGTATGCGATCTAGGGTGCAACCTTGGACATTTCACTTTCTATGCACACGAGCGAGGCGCAAAAGAAGTCGTGGGTTATGATATGGAACCTAAAGTTATCAAGGGAGCAAAAAAACTCGCGGCGCTCTATAATATTGAAGGAGTAGAATTTGAAACATGTAACTTCGCTTCCGAGCCGGCTACACGCACTTTTGATATGGGCATGCTTATCGACATTCTCGGCAAAATTAATATTTCAAATGGCTTTTTAATCCCCATACTCAAAGGTCTTGAAAGTAGAAGCAAGTCAGAAATGCTTTTAACTTTCCGCCCGCTGTATCTGGTGAAAAGACATTTCGGCATGTCTGAAGACGAATTTCTGAAACTATACCCGCAGGCGCAAATCAAAAACGGATTTTTCAGCCTGCTTGATTTCGCACAAAACTTTTTTGCCAAAAAATGGAAGGTAACTTATCTTTCAAAAGAACTTCCTGATGACGAGCAATACAAACGCACAGTACATTTCATTCGTAAAGCGTAA
- a CDS encoding dimethylarginine dimethylaminohydrolase family protein, producing MKNIFSKAIVRTPAHNLGHGLTEAGLGCPDMELTHIQHRDYIKYFESKGIAVTVLDAVEDFPDSVFVEDTAVMIPIDGGVAAFLTCPGAQSRRGEVERIKPVLSSIADEVYQMEGDGLMEGGDILLMGNTFFVGIDSRTNYAGFEQFEKVARKFGYKCVPVPFDNGMPHLKTELSTLDDETLIMSNRFSMRDEFSGYRRLVVPTGEEYAANCLYMGNCLLAPAGFPASAEMLDKNGFSPDYIDMSEFRKMDGGLTCLSLRW from the coding sequence ATGAAAAATATATTTAGTAAAGCGATAGTTAGAACTCCGGCTCATAATTTGGGACATGGTTTGACCGAGGCAGGACTAGGCTGTCCTGATATGGAGCTTACTCATATTCAGCACCGGGATTATATAAAATATTTCGAAAGCAAAGGGATTGCTGTGACGGTTCTTGATGCCGTGGAGGATTTTCCTGATTCGGTTTTTGTAGAAGATACAGCTGTAATGATACCTATAGATGGCGGAGTTGCGGCTTTTTTGACTTGCCCGGGGGCGCAGTCACGGCGCGGCGAAGTGGAACGGATTAAGCCTGTTCTTTCATCGATTGCTGATGAAGTTTATCAGATGGAAGGGGACGGACTCATGGAGGGCGGCGATATCCTTCTCATGGGGAATACTTTTTTTGTGGGTATAGATTCGCGTACTAATTATGCAGGATTTGAGCAGTTTGAAAAAGTTGCTCGTAAATTCGGTTATAAATGCGTTCCTGTTCCCTTCGATAACGGAATGCCGCATCTTAAGACTGAATTATCCACTCTGGACGATGAAACCCTTATTATGAGCAACCGTTTTTCCATGCGGGATGAGTTTTCAGGGTATAGAAGGCTGGTTGTTCCCACTGGAGAGGAATATGCCGCCAATTGCTTATATATGGGTAATTGCTTGCTGGCCCCGGCAGGTTTCCCTGCCTCAGCTGAAATGCTTGATAAAAACGGGTTCAGTCCCGACTATATTGATATGTCGGAATTCAGAAAGATGGACGGTGGACTGACCTGTCTCTCTTTGCGTTGGTAG
- the cbiQ gene encoding cobalt ECF transporter T component CbiQ, which produces MQHISEPFVSGESLIHASHPGFRVICALLFSLVGALVMTLPAAIMVFISGILFVFSARLPMFSLMKRLLYVNGFIFFLWLFLPFSRPGDPVFSVGPFTATAEGILYAAVITLKSNGVVLAVTSLISTMPVQLMGAGMQSVKFPDKLCRLFLFTWRYVHVMGEEYDKMKRAAVMRGFAPRNSMRTYRTYAWLLGMLLVRSWDRAQVVWQAMLCRGFTGKFYTLNVFQVRPSDWLLLGMTVLFACASIVLELYKVEVFW; this is translated from the coding sequence TTGCAACATATCAGTGAACCTTTTGTTTCAGGTGAATCTTTAATTCATGCTTCTCATCCCGGATTCCGGGTTATTTGTGCATTGCTTTTTTCCCTTGTCGGGGCATTGGTTATGACGCTTCCTGCCGCGATAATGGTTTTTATCTCCGGTATCCTTTTCGTGTTTTCTGCCCGTCTGCCCATGTTCAGCCTTATGAAACGTTTGCTTTATGTGAACGGATTTATTTTTTTTCTGTGGCTGTTTCTACCTTTCTCCCGTCCCGGCGATCCTGTTTTTTCTGTGGGGCCTTTCACAGCTACAGCCGAGGGCATCTTATATGCCGCAGTTATCACCTTGAAATCGAACGGGGTTGTTCTGGCGGTCACATCACTTATTTCAACCATGCCTGTGCAGTTGATGGGGGCAGGTATGCAGTCTGTGAAGTTTCCCGATAAACTTTGTCGACTGTTTTTATTCACATGGCGATATGTGCATGTCATGGGTGAAGAGTATGACAAGATGAAGCGCGCTGCCGTTATGCGCGGTTTTGCCCCGCGTAACAGCATGAGGACTTACCGCACCTATGCATGGCTACTGGGAATGCTTTTGGTGCGAAGCTGGGACAGGGCGCAGGTTGTGTGGCAGGCAATGCTTTGCCGCGGATTCACCGGAAAATTTTATACTCTTAATGTTTTTCAAGTCAGGCCGTCTGATTGGTTACTTTTGGGGATGACCGTTCTATTTGCATGTGCTTCTATTGTTCTTGAGCTGTATAAAGTTGAGGTGTTTTGGTGA